From one Pirellulales bacterium genomic stretch:
- a CDS encoding GNAT family N-acetyltransferase produces the protein MSTQIIRPAIRADRRIDVRPAVSRYDRRQFLRFPWRVYADDPVWIAPLLIERKDFINPRKHPFYQHGAAVPFVAYRHGQAIGRILASDDPLFNAHHEDNAGCFGMFESIDEPDVAHALLDAAAEWLARRGRTRMMGPIDYSMNYGCGLLIEGFETPPRVMMNHNPPYYRPLLESWGLTKAKDLYAWWFDSDNRIDRWRPRVERAVARSGVTVRPLRRKDLPAEILRCRAIYNEAWRDNWGDVPMTLAEFEYLAKFLLHLAIPDLLLMAEVKGRPVAFSMTLPDFNEAARSLNGRLFHYGLPIGLVRFWRNLKRVKTARLLALGVVPEYRRRGIAELLILRTFDYGAKQMGVTGAELSWTLEDNALINRTIEAVGGRRYKTYRIFERSIPCSHS, from the coding sequence GTGTCGACGCAAATCATCCGCCCAGCGATTCGCGCCGATCGTCGGATTGACGTCCGCCCGGCCGTCTCGCGGTACGACCGCCGACAGTTTCTGCGGTTCCCGTGGCGAGTCTATGCCGATGACCCCGTTTGGATCGCGCCGCTGCTGATCGAGCGCAAAGATTTCATCAATCCGCGGAAGCATCCGTTCTACCAGCATGGCGCCGCGGTCCCATTCGTCGCGTACCGGCACGGCCAGGCGATCGGACGGATTCTGGCCAGTGACGATCCCTTGTTCAACGCCCATCACGAGGACAATGCGGGCTGCTTCGGGATGTTCGAATCGATCGACGAGCCGGACGTCGCCCATGCTCTGCTCGACGCTGCCGCCGAGTGGCTCGCGCGCCGGGGCCGCACGCGGATGATGGGACCGATCGACTACTCGATGAACTACGGCTGCGGCTTGCTGATCGAGGGTTTCGAGACACCGCCGCGGGTGATGATGAACCACAATCCGCCCTATTACCGACCGCTGCTGGAAAGTTGGGGCTTGACGAAGGCCAAGGATCTTTACGCCTGGTGGTTCGACAGCGACAATCGAATCGACCGCTGGCGGCCGCGCGTCGAGCGGGCGGTAGCCCGCAGCGGCGTGACAGTCCGTCCGCTGCGCCGCAAGGACCTGCCGGCGGAGATTCTCCGTTGCCGCGCGATTTACAACGAGGCCTGGCGAGACAACTGGGGAGACGTTCCCATGACGCTGGCCGAGTTCGAGTATCTGGCCAAGTTTCTTCTGCACCTGGCGATCCCCGACTTGCTGCTGATGGCGGAGGTCAAGGGGCGGCCGGTGGCCTTTTCGATGACGCTGCCGGATTTCAACGAAGCGGCCCGCTCGCTCAACGGCCGATTGTTTCACTACGGTCTGCCGATCGGGTTGGTGAGATTCTGGCGCAATTTGAAGCGCGTGAAGACGGCCCGGCTCTTGGCGCTAGGCGTGGTTCCCGAATATCGGCGGCGCGGGATCGCGGAACTTTTGATCTTGCGCACATTCGACTACGGCGCGAAACAAATGGGCGTGACCGGCGCCGAATTGAGTTGGACGTTGGAAGACAACGCGCTCATCAACCGGACGATCGAAGCCGTCGGCGGCCGACGATACAAGACCTATCGCATTTTCGAGCGATCGATTCCATGCTCTCATTCGTGA
- a CDS encoding glycosyltransferase has translation MLSFVIPAHNEEQHLGATLAAIGVAAREIGEPFEMIVADDASTDQTSLIAEHSGARVIRVQNRQIAATRNAGARAAKGDVLFFVDADTLANATAVRACLDELRRGAIGGGCVFRFDGELPAWARVLYPLAVVLSRSLKLVGGCFLFCKREAFEDFGGFDERYFAGEEILFIAALKRRGRFAVPRPTVVTSGRKLRAHSFWQIIGEAWRWALRGPKAYQRRDGLDIWYGARAADDHGPSSMNAPVADAASVGAGADPK, from the coding sequence ATGCTCTCATTCGTGATCCCGGCTCATAACGAAGAGCAGCACTTGGGAGCGACGCTGGCCGCGATCGGTGTGGCCGCGCGTGAGATCGGCGAGCCGTTCGAGATGATCGTGGCGGACGATGCCTCGACCGATCAGACCAGCTTGATTGCGGAGCATTCGGGAGCACGAGTCATCCGCGTTCAGAATCGCCAAATCGCCGCCACGCGAAACGCCGGGGCGCGAGCGGCCAAGGGAGACGTGCTGTTTTTCGTCGATGCCGACACGCTGGCGAATGCCACGGCGGTTCGGGCCTGCCTCGACGAACTGCGCCGCGGCGCGATCGGCGGCGGCTGCGTGTTTCGCTTCGACGGCGAGCTGCCGGCCTGGGCGCGGGTCTTGTATCCGTTGGCCGTCGTTCTATCGCGATCGCTCAAACTGGTCGGCGGCTGCTTTCTATTCTGCAAGCGCGAGGCGTTCGAGGATTTCGGCGGATTCGACGAGCGCTATTTCGCCGGCGAAGAAATCCTGTTCATCGCCGCGCTCAAGCGCCGCGGCCGATTCGCGGTTCCCCGACCCACCGTCGTGACCTCCGGCCGCAAGCTACGGGCGCACTCATTCTGGCAGATCATCGGCGAGGCCTGGCGATGGGCCCTTCGCGGACCAAAGGCGTACCAACGCCGCGACGGTCTCGATATCTGGTATGGAGCCCGAGCGGCTGACGATCACGGTCCGTCGAGCATGAACGCGCCCGTGGCCGACGCTGCCAGTGTCGGCGCGGGTGCTGATCCCAAGTAG
- a CDS encoding alpha/beta hydrolase-fold protein, with translation MNALLLAILALEVGAVTDTIQEREHHYKSDDGASRTFKYRLLAPEKIEPGKKYPLVLFLHGAGERGDDNKAQLKYLPTWMAEPKMRAAYPCFLIAPQAPSDAKWVNSPWDKKTSQPLPKEMSDSMKLAVEILDEVIRTEPIDTSRVYLTGLSMGGYGTWDLAVRMPERFAAVVPICGGGDDTKADRLVNVPLWCWHGDADPAVPIQRSREMIVAIKKAGGNPKYTELPGVGHDSWTKAYTDPDGAIPWMFEQRK, from the coding sequence GTGAATGCCCTGCTGTTGGCAATTCTCGCGCTGGAGGTGGGAGCGGTGACCGATACCATTCAAGAACGAGAGCACCACTACAAATCAGACGACGGGGCAAGCCGCACGTTCAAGTATCGCTTGCTCGCGCCGGAGAAAATCGAGCCGGGAAAGAAATATCCGCTCGTGCTCTTCTTGCACGGGGCCGGCGAACGCGGCGACGACAACAAGGCGCAGCTCAAGTATTTGCCGACTTGGATGGCTGAGCCAAAGATGCGGGCGGCGTATCCGTGCTTCCTGATCGCCCCGCAGGCGCCGAGCGACGCCAAATGGGTGAACTCTCCGTGGGACAAGAAGACCTCGCAGCCTCTGCCGAAGGAAATGTCAGACTCGATGAAGCTCGCCGTCGAGATTCTCGATGAAGTGATCAGGACCGAACCGATTGACACGAGCCGCGTCTACCTCACGGGGCTTTCGATGGGTGGCTACGGCACGTGGGACCTGGCCGTGCGAATGCCCGAGCGGTTCGCGGCGGTCGTGCCGATTTGCGGTGGCGGCGACGATACGAAAGCCGACCGGTTAGTGAATGTTCCGCTCTGGTGCTGGCACGGCGACGCCGATCCGGCCGTACCCATCCAACGTTCGCGGGAAATGATCGTGGCGATCAAGAAAGCCGGCGGCAATCCCAAGTACACCGAGCTGCCCGGCGTCGGCCACGACAGTTGGACCAAAGCCTATACCGACCCGGACGGCGCGATCCCGTGGATGTTCGAGCAGAGGAAATAA
- a CDS encoding elongation factor G, which produces MSKHKVEDIRNIALCGHGSSGKTTLIDKMLNLSGAVTRPASVDDGTSVCDFDEVEKAHKYSIESAVTHFEHAGKRFNVIDTPGYPDFIGQAIGAFQAVETAAIVVNAHSGIEVNTRRVFHEAGKAGCGRIIVISKMDSENIGFPALLESIQSMFGKACIPLNVPIGSGHDFKGVVSTLKVSGGTPGALIDPAEINQSLIESIVEMDEEVMSRYFEGTLPTDEELPRLFDEAIAHGSLIPIVCVAGKSGIGLKELLDAFALCGLPPNELHRKAIDEAGKEVPISLDATGPLVAQVFKTRIDPFVQKLSYIRVFGGMLKKDESVHVSGGRKNVKIGPLLEIQGSESHPVDSAGPGDIVAIAKTEDLHTGTTLGNFTMPPVKYPTPMVGLAATPKSRGDEAKLSGALHKVVEEDPTFRIDRDPQTKELVMTGMSELHLMVVRERLKKRDKVEIDTKEPKIPYRETIQAKAEGSYRHKKQTGGRGQFGEVHIRMFPFPSGTDPEAFATKQRFPSMRQFHHDPKSNFLWVDSIVGGTIPNNFLPAVEKGFKERLERGVIAGYHVQDVGVEVHFGKYHDVDSSEAAFKTAGSMAFRNVFQEAKPSLLEPIVTLHITVPNEKLGDITSDLSGRRGRVAGMESAGGDLQTVTAVVPLAEVTTYARSLSSMTGGQGSYTMEFNHYEVVPGNVQKEIIDKAVLHPEEEE; this is translated from the coding sequence ATGTCTAAGCACAAGGTCGAGGACATTCGCAACATTGCCCTATGCGGACACGGATCGTCCGGAAAGACAACCCTGATCGATAAGATGCTCAACCTCAGCGGCGCGGTCACCCGCCCGGCGAGCGTAGACGACGGCACGAGCGTCTGCGATTTCGACGAAGTGGAAAAGGCCCATAAGTATTCAATCGAATCGGCCGTCACGCATTTCGAGCATGCGGGCAAGCGATTCAACGTGATCGACACGCCCGGCTATCCCGACTTCATCGGCCAGGCGATCGGCGCGTTTCAGGCGGTCGAGACGGCCGCGATCGTGGTCAACGCCCATTCGGGGATCGAAGTGAACACGCGCCGCGTGTTTCACGAAGCGGGCAAGGCCGGCTGCGGGCGGATCATCGTTATCAGCAAGATGGATTCGGAGAATATCGGCTTTCCCGCCCTGCTCGAATCAATCCAGTCGATGTTCGGCAAGGCCTGCATTCCGCTGAATGTGCCGATCGGCTCGGGCCACGATTTCAAAGGGGTCGTCAGCACGCTCAAAGTGTCCGGCGGCACGCCGGGCGCTTTGATCGATCCAGCCGAGATCAATCAATCGCTGATCGAATCGATCGTCGAGATGGACGAAGAAGTGATGAGCCGGTATTTCGAGGGAACACTGCCGACCGACGAAGAGCTGCCGAGATTGTTCGATGAAGCGATCGCACACGGCAGCTTGATCCCGATCGTTTGCGTGGCGGGAAAATCCGGGATCGGGCTGAAGGAGTTGCTCGACGCCTTCGCTCTTTGCGGCCTGCCGCCCAATGAGTTGCACCGCAAGGCGATCGACGAGGCGGGGAAAGAAGTCCCCATCTCGCTCGACGCGACCGGCCCGCTGGTGGCCCAAGTGTTCAAGACGCGCATCGATCCGTTCGTGCAGAAGCTCAGCTATATCCGAGTGTTCGGCGGCATGCTCAAGAAGGACGAAAGCGTGCATGTCTCCGGCGGGCGGAAGAACGTCAAGATCGGGCCGCTGTTGGAAATTCAAGGGAGCGAATCGCATCCGGTCGATTCGGCCGGCCCCGGCGACATCGTGGCGATCGCCAAGACGGAAGATCTGCACACCGGCACGACGCTCGGTAACTTCACGATGCCGCCGGTGAAGTATCCCACGCCGATGGTCGGCCTGGCCGCCACGCCCAAGAGCCGCGGCGACGAGGCGAAGCTCTCCGGCGCGCTGCACAAGGTGGTCGAGGAAGATCCGACCTTCCGCATCGACCGCGATCCGCAGACGAAAGAACTCGTCATGACCGGAATGAGCGAATTGCACTTGATGGTCGTTCGCGAGCGGCTCAAGAAGCGCGACAAGGTCGAGATCGACACCAAGGAGCCGAAGATTCCCTATCGCGAAACGATCCAAGCCAAGGCCGAGGGGAGTTATCGCCATAAGAAGCAAACCGGCGGCCGCGGGCAATTCGGCGAAGTCCATATCCGGATGTTCCCGTTCCCGTCCGGCACCGATCCCGAAGCGTTTGCCACGAAACAGCGGTTCCCCTCGATGCGGCAATTCCATCACGATCCCAAGAGCAATTTCCTGTGGGTGGATTCGATCGTCGGCGGCACGATCCCGAACAACTTCCTTCCCGCGGTGGAAAAGGGATTCAAGGAGCGGCTCGAGCGCGGCGTGATCGCCGGCTACCACGTGCAGGATGTGGGGGTCGAGGTGCATTTCGGCAAATATCACGACGTCGATAGCTCGGAAGCGGCCTTCAAGACGGCCGGCTCGATGGCCTTCCGCAATGTGTTTCAAGAGGCCAAGCCGTCGCTCCTCGAACCGATTGTCACGCTGCACATCACCGTCCCGAACGAGAAACTGGGGGACATCACGAGTGACCTCTCGGGCCGCCGCGGCCGCGTGGCCGGCATGGAATCGGCCGGCGGCGATTTGCAAACCGTCACTGCCGTCGTCCCGCTAGCCGAAGTGACCACGTATGCCCGCAGCCTCTCGAGCATGACCGGCGGGCAAGGAAGCTACACGATGGAATTCAACCACTACGAAGTGGTGCCGGGCAACGTGCAGAAAGAAATCATCGACAAGGCCGTGCTGCATCCGGAGGAGGAGGAATAG
- the groL gene encoding chaperonin GroEL (60 kDa chaperone family; promotes refolding of misfolded polypeptides especially under stressful conditions; forms two stacked rings of heptamers to form a barrel-shaped 14mer; ends can be capped by GroES; misfolded proteins enter the barrel where they are refolded when GroES binds), which yields MAKQIVFDDEARQPLMAGVSKLAKAVRSTLGPRGRNAVLDKGWGSPKVTKDGVTVAEDIELDDPFENLGAQLVKEAASKTNDVAGDSTTTATVLAEAIFKEGLKMIAAGADPMALSRGIAKATEAVCAAVSKMATPINDKNKKEIMQVATIAGNNDPSIGNVLSDAFLKVGKDGVITVEEGKQSETTVEVVEGMQFDRGFLSPHFVTNQDEQKVELENCSILIYEEKISSAKNLVPLLEAVSKANKPLLIIAEDVEGEALATLVVNKMRGILNVCAVKAPGYGDRRKAILGDLAAVTGGTAIFKDLGIQLDSVKLSDLGRAKKIIISSEETTIVSGAGKKEQIDGRVEQIRREIDATDSDYDREKLQERLAKLAGGVAQINVGAATETEMKERKALLEDAKAATQAALEEGIVPGGGVALIRAEKSLDKLDVSGDEKLGADIIKQVLDYPLRFIAENAGHDGAVVVNRVKQMKGKNDGYDADKDSYCDLAAAGIIDPAKVVRVALQNAASVASLLLTTESLVTEIPSEEKEGDHDAHDHGMGGGMGGGMGGMGGMGGGMGGMGGMGMM from the coding sequence GTGGCAAAGCAAATCGTGTTTGACGACGAAGCCCGGCAGCCCTTGATGGCCGGCGTGTCGAAATTGGCGAAGGCCGTCCGCAGCACGCTCGGCCCCCGCGGCCGCAATGCCGTGCTCGACAAGGGTTGGGGTTCTCCGAAGGTGACAAAAGACGGCGTGACCGTCGCGGAAGATATCGAGCTGGACGACCCGTTCGAAAATCTCGGCGCCCAGTTGGTCAAAGAGGCCGCCAGCAAGACGAATGACGTAGCCGGCGACAGCACCACGACCGCCACCGTGTTGGCCGAGGCGATCTTCAAGGAAGGCTTGAAGATGATCGCCGCGGGCGCCGATCCGATGGCCCTATCGCGCGGCATCGCCAAGGCGACCGAAGCCGTCTGCGCGGCCGTCTCGAAAATGGCCACGCCGATCAACGACAAGAACAAGAAAGAAATCATGCAGGTGGCCACGATCGCGGGCAACAACGACCCGTCGATCGGCAACGTGCTCTCCGACGCCTTCCTCAAGGTCGGCAAGGACGGCGTGATCACGGTCGAAGAAGGAAAGCAATCCGAAACGACCGTCGAAGTGGTCGAAGGGATGCAGTTCGACCGCGGCTTCCTCTCGCCGCATTTCGTCACCAATCAAGACGAGCAAAAGGTCGAGTTGGAAAACTGCTCTATTCTGATCTACGAGGAAAAGATCTCTAGCGCCAAGAATCTCGTGCCGCTGTTGGAAGCGGTGAGCAAGGCGAACAAGCCGCTGTTGATCATTGCCGAGGATGTCGAAGGGGAGGCGCTCGCCACCTTGGTCGTCAACAAGATGCGCGGCATCTTGAACGTCTGCGCAGTAAAGGCCCCCGGCTACGGCGACCGGCGCAAGGCGATCCTGGGCGATCTGGCCGCCGTGACCGGTGGGACGGCCATCTTCAAGGACCTGGGCATCCAGCTCGATTCGGTCAAGCTCTCCGATCTGGGCCGGGCCAAGAAGATCATCATCTCGAGCGAAGAGACGACGATTGTCAGCGGGGCCGGAAAGAAAGAGCAGATCGACGGCCGGGTTGAGCAAATCCGCCGGGAGATCGACGCGACCGACAGCGACTACGATCGTGAGAAGCTCCAGGAGCGGCTGGCAAAGTTGGCCGGTGGCGTGGCCCAGATCAACGTCGGGGCCGCTACCGAAACCGAGATGAAGGAGCGCAAAGCACTGTTGGAAGACGCCAAGGCAGCCACTCAGGCGGCGCTCGAAGAAGGGATCGTTCCCGGCGGCGGCGTGGCTCTGATCCGGGCCGAGAAGTCGCTCGACAAGCTCGATGTTTCGGGCGATGAGAAGCTCGGCGCCGATATCATCAAGCAAGTGCTCGACTATCCGCTGCGTTTTATCGCCGAGAACGCCGGGCACGACGGAGCGGTCGTCGTCAATCGCGTCAAGCAGATGAAGGGGAAGAACGACGGCTACGATGCCGACAAGGACAGCTACTGCGATCTCGCGGCTGCGGGGATCATCGATCCTGCCAAGGTGGTTCGCGTGGCGCTTCAGAACGCCGCCAGCGTGGCCTCGCTGCTGTTGACCACTGAGTCGCTTGTGACTGAGATTCCTTCCGAGGAAAAGGAAGGGGATCACGACGCACACGACCACGGCATGGGCGGTGGAATGGGTGGAGGCATGGGTGGAATGGGTGGCATGGGCGGCGGTATGGGTGGCATGGGCGGCATGGGGATGATGTGA
- the hisA gene encoding 1-(5-phosphoribosyl)-5-[(5-phosphoribosylamino)methylideneamino]imidazole-4-carboxamide isomerase — MQIWPAIDLRGGKCVRLVQGDYRRELVFSEDPAAMARRLVEQGAERLHLVDLDGARDGKPVNLASVQNILAAVDVPCELGGGIRDEATIGRLLKLGLSRLVIGTRALRDPDWFRGVVRRYPGKLVLGIDARDGNVATDGWLETSSQRATELAQQFESEPLAAIIYTDIAKDGMLEGPNLPAMREMQRAVRLPVIASGGVTTAADVAALAAAGMAGCIIGRALYEEKLTLAEALEAAASAHIA, encoded by the coding sequence ATGCAGATTTGGCCGGCCATCGACCTGCGCGGCGGAAAATGCGTCCGCCTCGTGCAAGGCGACTATCGCCGCGAGTTGGTCTTCAGCGAAGACCCGGCCGCGATGGCCCGGCGGCTGGTCGAGCAAGGGGCGGAACGCTTGCATCTTGTCGATCTCGACGGAGCGCGCGACGGCAAGCCGGTCAATCTGGCGAGCGTGCAAAACATCCTCGCTGCCGTCGATGTTCCGTGCGAACTCGGCGGCGGCATTCGCGACGAAGCGACGATCGGCCGATTGCTGAAATTGGGCCTGTCGCGGTTAGTGATCGGCACCCGCGCGCTTCGCGATCCCGACTGGTTCCGCGGCGTCGTGCGACGCTATCCCGGCAAGCTCGTTTTGGGGATCGACGCCCGCGATGGCAACGTCGCCACCGATGGATGGCTCGAAACGAGCAGCCAGCGCGCGACCGAACTGGCCCAGCAGTTCGAGAGCGAGCCGCTGGCTGCGATCATCTACACCGACATCGCCAAAGACGGGATGCTCGAAGGCCCGAATCTTCCGGCGATGCGGGAAATGCAGCGAGCGGTTCGGCTGCCCGTGATCGCCTCGGGCGGAGTGACGACGGCCGCCGACGTCGCCGCGCTGGCCGCCGCGGGGATGGCCGGCTGCATCATCGGCCGGGCGTTGTACGAAGAAAAACTTACCCTAGCCGAGGCGCTCGAAGCAGCCGCCTCGGCGCATATCGCCTGA
- the groES gene encoding co-chaperone GroES: MAKDMKLRPLDDRVVVEPVEAEERTAGGIVLPDTAKEKPQRGTVIAIGPGKLLDNGKRGDLSVSVGDVVIYGKYSGTDIEVSGNDVKIVRESDILAKVL; this comes from the coding sequence ATGGCGAAGGACATGAAGCTGCGTCCGTTGGACGATCGAGTGGTGGTGGAGCCGGTCGAGGCGGAAGAGCGGACTGCCGGGGGAATCGTGCTCCCAGACACGGCGAAGGAAAAACCGCAGCGCGGCACCGTGATCGCCATCGGGCCGGGCAAGCTGCTGGATAACGGCAAGCGCGGCGACCTGTCCGTGTCGGTTGGCGACGTCGTCATCTACGGCAAATACTCCGGCACCGACATCGAAGTCAGCGGCAACGACGTCAAGATCGTCCGCGAGTCGGATA
- a CDS encoding CRTAC1 family protein produces MPQCIGSGAALFDFDNDGRLGIYLLQNGGPHSPSKNRLFRQQPDGRFKDVSAGSGLDFAGHCMGVAVGDVNNDGLPDVYVSEYMGGRLFLNRGQGHFEEVTASGIDKQIWGTAVSFLDFDRDGWLDLVIVNYVALDPTYPCIRLNGDGRDYCHPSNFKGTQTHLYHNRGKDANGVWLGFEDRTDAAGLGRTIGPGLGVLCADFNGDGWPDIFVANDNEANRLWINQKNGTFREEAVQRNVAFNSGGEAQGNMGVAFGDVNGTGLPSLFVTHLTSEFPGLWKQGPCGFFQERATESGLTKMAWRGTGFGAVLGDFDQDGALDLALVNGRVSRTTPATKLHWDAYAERNQLFANDGAGKFRDISYDNPALCGQPNVARGLAVGDLNGDGALDLLVTTVGGKARILRNVAPNRGHWLMVRAVEPACGRDAIGADVQIVAGARRWRRLIQPSQSFLSSNDPRAHFGLGAVQHVDAVEVSWPDGSEEIFSCPSVDRLVEVRRGKGQPVKEKEARWP; encoded by the coding sequence ATGCCTCAATGCATTGGTTCGGGGGCTGCTCTATTTGATTTCGACAACGACGGACGGCTCGGCATCTACCTACTACAGAATGGCGGGCCACACTCGCCCTCCAAAAATCGGTTGTTCCGGCAACAGCCCGACGGGCGTTTTAAGGACGTCAGTGCCGGCTCGGGGCTCGATTTCGCCGGTCACTGCATGGGCGTGGCCGTCGGGGACGTGAATAACGACGGTCTGCCCGACGTCTACGTCAGCGAATACATGGGGGGCCGGCTCTTCCTCAATCGGGGCCAAGGCCACTTCGAGGAAGTGACCGCCAGCGGCATCGACAAGCAAATCTGGGGCACGGCCGTCAGCTTTCTGGATTTCGATCGTGACGGTTGGCTCGACCTGGTCATTGTGAATTACGTGGCCCTGGACCCGACCTATCCCTGCATCCGGCTGAACGGCGACGGTCGCGACTATTGCCATCCTTCTAACTTCAAAGGAACCCAGACCCATCTCTACCACAATCGCGGCAAGGACGCGAACGGAGTTTGGCTTGGATTCGAGGATCGCACCGATGCCGCCGGCTTGGGCCGCACGATCGGCCCGGGTTTGGGAGTGCTCTGCGCGGATTTCAACGGCGACGGTTGGCCCGACATCTTCGTGGCCAACGACAACGAGGCCAACCGCCTGTGGATCAACCAGAAAAACGGCACGTTCCGCGAGGAGGCGGTTCAACGTAATGTCGCGTTCAACTCCGGCGGGGAGGCCCAGGGCAACATGGGTGTGGCCTTTGGCGACGTGAATGGCACGGGCTTGCCGAGCCTTTTCGTCACCCACCTCACCTCCGAATTTCCAGGTCTGTGGAAACAGGGACCGTGCGGCTTTTTCCAAGAACGGGCCACCGAGTCCGGCCTTACAAAGATGGCCTGGCGCGGCACTGGCTTCGGCGCCGTCCTCGGGGACTTCGACCAGGACGGCGCACTCGATTTGGCCCTGGTCAATGGCCGCGTCTCTCGCACCACTCCGGCCACCAAACTGCATTGGGACGCCTACGCCGAGCGCAATCAGCTATTCGCCAACGACGGCGCCGGCAAGTTCCGCGATATTTCCTACGACAACCCCGCTCTGTGTGGCCAGCCCAACGTCGCGCGCGGCTTGGCGGTTGGCGACCTCAATGGCGACGGCGCTCTGGATCTGTTGGTAACAACCGTCGGCGGCAAGGCCCGCATCCTACGGAATGTCGCCCCCAATCGCGGGCACTGGTTGATGGTCCGCGCCGTCGAACCAGCCTGCGGCCGCGACGCGATTGGCGCCGACGTGCAAATCGTGGCCGGCGCGCGCCGCTGGCGGCGTTTAATCCAGCCGAGCCAGAGTTTTTTAAGCAGCAATGATCCGCGCGCCCATTTCGGCTTGGGCGCCGTTCAGCACGTGGATGCCGTCGAGGTCTCTTGGCCGGATGGTTCGGAAGAGATTTTTTCATGTCCGTCCGTGGATCGTTTGGTCGAGGTGCGACGTGGCAAGGGCCAACCCGTCAAGGAAAAAGAAGCCAGATGGCCGTGA
- a CDS encoding tetratricopeptide repeat protein, with the protein MVVLLCALIGRWVYQGWTGPLPELPFLALDGIDPEVAEVLTKQRAAVERAPRSADAWGTLAMLLHAHQFADEAIICYGAAATLEKTNPNWPYFQGYLLEKGAHPDQALPCLERAAALAPNDLPVPRFRLADLLLSLGRIEDAETEYRKVLATKSDNKYVHFYSQFGLAQVMIARQNYQDALSLLQAIADDPYTRKRACALRAAVYERLGKRPESDREHVRFATLPEDQSWPDGTAQIRLLRVGWHGRILRANAMQNDNQPADALQLMIETVEKYPHTDQVWAALGVAKENMKDFAGAEEAYRKSIVLAPDRADHRFEFGDFLQARKRYKEAAAVFREAIELRPFDAATQFRLGACLQSLGDNPGAADAYRNALRYNPDLNDARQGLEMVTTKK; encoded by the coding sequence ATGGTGGTCCTGTTGTGCGCGTTGATCGGCCGTTGGGTTTACCAAGGTTGGACTGGCCCGTTGCCCGAGCTGCCGTTTCTGGCCCTGGACGGCATCGATCCGGAGGTGGCCGAGGTCCTGACCAAACAGCGGGCGGCCGTCGAGCGGGCGCCGCGTTCGGCTGATGCGTGGGGCACGCTGGCGATGCTTTTACATGCCCACCAATTCGCGGATGAAGCCATCATTTGCTACGGCGCCGCGGCGACGCTGGAAAAGACGAACCCGAATTGGCCCTATTTCCAGGGATATCTTTTGGAAAAGGGCGCTCATCCGGACCAAGCCCTTCCATGCTTGGAAAGGGCCGCCGCCCTGGCCCCAAACGATTTGCCGGTCCCCAGGTTTCGATTGGCCGATCTGCTTTTGAGCTTGGGCCGCATCGAAGACGCCGAAACAGAGTATCGGAAGGTGCTCGCCACGAAGAGCGACAATAAGTACGTGCACTTCTACTCTCAATTCGGCTTGGCACAGGTCATGATCGCCCGCCAAAACTATCAGGACGCCCTCTCTCTTCTGCAAGCCATCGCGGACGATCCGTACACTCGAAAACGGGCCTGCGCATTGCGCGCTGCGGTTTACGAGCGGCTCGGCAAGCGCCCGGAATCCGACCGGGAACACGTCCGCTTCGCTACGTTGCCTGAGGACCAATCCTGGCCCGATGGCACCGCGCAAATCCGCCTACTGCGGGTCGGCTGGCACGGCCGCATCTTGAGGGCCAACGCGATGCAGAACGACAACCAACCGGCCGACGCTTTACAACTCATGATTGAAACGGTCGAAAAATATCCTCATACCGACCAGGTTTGGGCCGCCTTGGGAGTGGCCAAGGAAAACATGAAGGATTTCGCCGGCGCCGAAGAGGCCTATCGTAAGAGCATTGTCTTGGCCCCCGACCGAGCCGACCATCGCTTTGAGTTCGGCGATTTCCTGCAAGCGCGCAAACGCTATAAGGAGGCCGCCGCCGTTTTCCGCGAAGCCATTGAACTGCGTCCATTCGATGCCGCCACCCAATTCCGACTTGGCGCCTGTTTGCAATCCCTGGGCGATAATCCCGGCGCCGCCGACGCCTACCGCAACGCTCTTCGCTACAACCCCGACCTCAACGATGCCCGCCAAGGTCTGGAAATGGTGACGACCAAGAAATGA